The DNA segment TCAGGGCTCTCTTCAAAAGACTCACTCATGTATTAGGGGCTAGGGGCTAGGGGAAGAAGGGTCTAATCAAGGGTTTGGTGGAATTGAGAATGTCCTAACCGCCAAGGCGGTTGCTATAAATCCCAAAAGGTAAGCTGTCGCGCATCTAAGTTGTAGTTAGGGACGGGCGAGACGCCCATCCCACAAGAATTTCATTAAATTGACTGTAAAATTTAGGTGCCAAGCAGCTTAGCAGATCTACTTTAGTATGCGATCGCATAGGGTATGCCGCTCTTACCTTTTCCTCACACCTACGGTTGGCTATCGCCCGATTCCGTATTCACCGCTTGAATTATCAAAACCGAGCAGGCAGCATGGTGCATTACATAATTACTTACACTGCCCATTAAAGCTTCTGTTAATCCCGTCCGACCCCGCCGTCCTAGCGCCAGCAAATCTGCTCCCCAGTTTTGAGCGGCTTCACATATACACAGGCTAGCTTCACCAACCTGGCAATCAAAGTCCGTCGCCACTCCCTGCTTGTTCGCTGTTTCGCAGTAGCTTCGCAGCATAGCCTGCGCCTCTTCCAGCCGTTTTTCTGTCAGCAGAGGGTCCGATCGATAGGTATAACCTGCAAACTCTGGATAAAAACCCATCTCCACAGGCATCGGCCCCATCGGTTCGCCGATCGTCTCGTTTGTCAGGCAATGTAGAAGCCTTAGACTGGCACCATTTGCTTTTGCTAAATCCAAAGCCCGATCGAAAACAGCCTTGCTTAAAGGCGAGTAGTCTAGCGCAACAAGGATTTTCTGAAAACCCATCTAGACCTCCAAAATCTTCCCACTTTCAAATTAGCTCAACGAAGAACTTCTGCTTTGCTTTCGTGGCATTACGTTAAATTATCAGACGTTCTAGAGCATTCACATCGGGAATGCGAAGCATATCCGGTTCCCGCTTGATCAAGCTCTTTTTCTCCATCTTCGTCAGCACTCGCGTCACCGTCTCCCGTGCCAATCCGCTCAGACTGCTCAATTCCCGGTGCGGTAAATTCGGAATTTCAGTACCCTCTGTCGTGCGCTTACCCTGCCCATCGGCCAAAAATAGTAAAGTATCTGCCACCCGCGACATACTATCGGATTCCCGCAAGCGGAGTCGGCGATTCACTTGACGCAAGCGTCGCCCCATCAACTGTGCCAGACGGACTCCCGCCATCGGCTCCGTGTAAATCAAATTAACAAAATCCTGAGCGGGTAGGTTGCCAATTATCGTAGGAGCCAGAGTAATCACGTCCGTAGAGCGGGGCACCTCATCAAGTGCCGCCATTTCGCCAAAAATCTCTCCCGTTCCCAAGATGTTCAGCGTTACTTCTTTCCCATCTAGGTTATAGGTGCGAATCTTCACCCAACCCTGTAATATAAAGTAAACCGAACTACCCCAATCATTCTCCAGCAAAATCACCTGATTTGCCGGATGGTTGCGACTGACTAGGTGGGCTGTCGCTTTTTCGACAGCCGACTCTGGTAAACCTGTAAAAAAAGGAGTAGAGCGAATTAGTGTATTCACATTTGTATTCGTTTCGCGAGGAGGTACTCGGTCTTGCATGAGGCCATTCTGTCGTTAACAGTATCTAGTGAAGTACCCCAACTAAGCTTTGCTATAGTTGGGGCTTCCAACTAGAACAAGAACTTAGGACGGTTTTATTCGTCTTTGGAATTTCCCGTCTCATCCGCTGTTGCCACCGTAGGAACTCTCTTGCGAGTGTTCGGGACTAAACCCGATGATGGTCTTACACAGCGTCCACAGGCAGCAACCCGCCTTCCGCAGGTCGTTATAAACTTTTATAAGGCAGACTCACCTTGGATTTACAAGGGTGGCACCCAAAACGTTCAATCTTGTTGCCATACCAAGCTTAACTGAGCGTGACTGGAAGGTATTGTATAACCTCATGGGATAGAAAGCACTCGTTAATTTTGATTATGCTGTCTATTCTTGCTGTTCCTAGCATACACTTTGTCTAGCATCACGTGACGATCGGCTTTGCGATATTCTTAAAATACCGGCGCAAGAAAGCCCTATCCTTTCGGCAGCCCACTACTTTAGGAGTTCTATTTTGCTCAGGAGTCCAATTTTAACTCCTTTTGTGTCTCCTGCTATACCGTGGTTAGATGGTGGTGAGAAGTCCCGTAAGCTTTGAGTATACTTAAGTACCATAAAACTGATAGGATCGTACTTACTTAAGAGCTAACTTTTTTATGTATACTTCTCACGGGCATAAATTGACAGTTTGGTAGGGCGCATTTGCACTTAAGCTGCTGAAAAAATCAAGAGTGGCAGGGGTTCCATCGTGACGTTTCAGACGGATAAAATTCAGGCAGCGATCGCAGAGATTGACGACGCACTTGGCAAAAGCCGAAAATTTAGCCTGGGTTGGTTTAATTCAGGAGCTAATGCCAAACAACGTCGGGTTTTAGAACGAGTTCGCAGCAGTCTTCAGACTCTCCAGCAACAGTTGGCTTCCAGAGGCGAAGTTGAGGTAGCCCAAACGCATGGGGCACAACTGTTGGGTGAAATGCCATTTGTGCAGGCTCCATCAGCGCTCCAATTTCAGTCAGTTGAAGCTGACTTGAATCGACAAAAGACGCCTCAGCAGATTTTGCAAGCAGTTGTGGAGGAGATGGGCTATCTGCGAACGTTCTACGAAAAGGCTACGACGTTGACTTCTCTGACGGAGCAATGCCAAGCAGATTTAGAAGCGTTACAGCAGCAGCGGCAAGTTTTGGTGGCCCAAATCCAGGAACTAGAGCAACAGCGACAAAATTATGCTTCGCAACTACAAGCCGAACTAAAGCAAAAAGCTTGGGGATCGCTGTCTGAGACGGAAACAAGCCAGCAGACGACTGAAAATATTTCGTCCGAGCAGGATAGCGCTTTGTCGGGGGAGGAAGTAGAGTTAGCGCCAAGGCAGGTAATACCAGATCAAACGCAAAACGCGATCGCGACTTCGGAGCTACCTTTACCTTATGCTGGCGCTGAACTAATAGTTCCCTCAATGATTTGGGAGCAACTTCCCGCCAAACAAGAAGCTGGGGCTATAGGCGATAATGCTAATCCTGCCGAAGATCTTAATCGAGAAAGCCCGATCGATCGTCGCGCTCCCCAAGGGTTTAACCTTCTGGACATTGCTCAAAGCTCTCCTCCAACGTGCCGTCTCGAAGATGCACCACAGTTGAAGGAAGCTTATTATGGAACGGTAGATCCAGAACATGAAGTAGATTTTGGGCTAAACGATCGAACTGACCAAAGCTTTGAAAGGAGTGAGAAACTTCTTTCCTTGGAATCAGGAGAAATTCTTTCTTCTACTCAAAACGCTCTGGATAATACCAGAGAAACCAAGAACCTAGAAAACTTTGAAACAATAGCAGCCCTAACTGATTTAATAGAGGCTACACCCTTGGAGGAAGCTGATTATCTGGCAGATGAAGGGCCTCTAGCACCAGAAATGGCCGAACTTGGAGTTGGAGAAAGCCCCAGTTTGGAAGCAGGAAGTTTCCTACCAGCATCGCCAGATGAAGATTTGTTGCCAACAGGTGAGCTTGAGGGGAAGTCCAATATAGATATTTGGCTCGCTAAGAATATGCTAGAGCAGTTGAGCGAAGATCTTTCTACCCTTGAAGGTGTTGATTCGCAAGATATAAAAGAACAAGGGGATATTTTGCAGGCAAGGGATGATTCAGAGCCTTGCTCGATCGAAAATACAGAAATCAATCTCGATCGGGATCTGATTCCGACACCCTCAGCTTATCTCGCCAGTCCTGAAGAGGGAAACAAGAACTTTTCTGGTGATGGAAAAACTGATGAAGAAATTGAAGAATCACCATTGAGCGTTGAACAGCAAACAGAAACAGGATCTGATGAAACGAAATCTGAACTACAGATCGAGTCTCATCCTCATATCGAGCAACTAGAACCGGAAATCGACTTAAATCCAGGCAATGCTGTTAGAAGAGAAGAAATTCCTTGTACGATCCCAGACGAAATTTTGGCTGAATTTGACGATCTTTTTGGGGAATCACTCGAAAACATTGCCAACCATTCAGATGCAAATCTGGATTTAGCCGAACGATCGCTCTCTACAGAGGATCGAGAACTGGAAAAAAAAAACTAGCGGCGACGGAACAAACTAGGAGCAGTAGATCGGGTGAGCATACCCACACACGCTCATACCTATACAGTAACACTCCGGCCCAAGCAATACCCCATCAGCCGCTTCCCCCACTCCCCCCCTCACTCCCTCCGATCTGGTACTTGGGAATTGACGTGGGTACGACAGGGGTTTCCGCTGCCTTGTTAAATCGCTCAACTCGCCAGCTGTATCCGATCGCATGGGTATACGCAGGACAGAGGGATTCAACCGAGCCTATCTTTCGCCTACCAGTTATGGTTTCCGAGGGGACGTTACTGCGGAACTTTAAGCCATACTTAAAAGTTGGTCTGACTTACTACTGTGCCGAAACGGATAAGTGGGAGCCTGTATTGCAGCTGTCAGGTGCAACAACAGCGACGCTCAAAGAGGTAAGTCAAACACTGGAAGGACTACTAGCTACCCTAAATCCCAAGGAATTGCAGATTTCAGAGTTGGGAGGGCAAATTGAACAATCTCAAATCTCAAATCTCAAATTAGAAAAAGATACTTCGGCTACCAACCTAAAAGAGGAGAAACCTCACCCCCCCCAACCCCCCTCTCCTCTGGAGGAGAGGGGGGAGTATTTCTCCCCTCCCCGTGGACGGGGAGGGGTTGGGGGTGGGGTTCAACTACTGGTAGACGATACTTCATTTTTAAGCGTTAATTCTCAGTATGCGATCGCAGCAGTTGGTTTAGAGCCAGAAACCCTTCGTTTTGCGCTCTCCCAGCTAGCTGGCGCGATCGTCAGCTGTCCCGCTCACTGGCCGGAAGCGTACCGTTTCAACGTGCGAGAAAGCATCTTGGCGGCTTCTTTGGTGGCGAGTCCCGATCGCATTTGCTTTGTAGAGGAAGCGATCGCTTCCTTACTTGCCGAACTGTCTTCCGATTTGTCAGTAGAAAATAAAAAAGAACCGATCGCTGAGGACTTCCAACAGACATATCCAAAATTCGATCGGCGGGGTGCTACCTTGATACTCCACACTGGAGCTACTACGACAGAACTAGCTTTAGTGGATTTACCTACGGATATCCAGAGTTTAACTTACGCTGACTTCACCCTCCGTAGTTTTCCTTATGCAGGCTCTTACCTCGACCAAGATATTATCTGTCAGTTGCTTTTGAATCCTGAATTTGGTTCTTCACTCAGCACTCAAGATAAATTACTTAGTACTGACTTAGACTTGCCGCTACCGGGTGAACCAGATTTGCCCACTCGCTACCTTTTACAACAGAGGTTAGAAAGTTCTACCTTTGGACAAACTCTCTTGGAGTCGGCACAATATGTGAAGCTGAGATTGCCGCATCAAGACAGTTTCACATTAGAAATTGGTGCATACCGTTGGGTTTTGCGGCGGCAAGATTTAGAAAACCGGGTTTTTGCACCTTTTATTCAACGCCTGAATCGAGAACTGAACACCCAACTCGCACTGCTGGGTATACCAGTAGAAGCAATTGGGCAAGCCATTTGTACTGGTGGAACTGCCTTGTTACCGAGCGTAACCAATTGGCTGCGCCAAAAACTCCCCAACGCTAAAACTATCCATGAGTCAGGAGTTGTAGGGGTAACTCATCAGTTTTCTGTACAGGAGTCAGAATCTAAAATCCTCTGGTGCTTCGGTGGGCATCGTGACGGGAACCGCCAAGACGCCCACTTCGCGCCAAATCGCAAATCCCAAATCCCAAGGGTTGCGGTGGGACTGGCAACTTTGCCTCTCTATCCCCAAGTGTTTGATGAATCTAGGCAACAATACAGTGATTATTTT comes from the Argonema galeatum A003/A1 genome and includes:
- a CDS encoding universal stress protein codes for the protein MGFQKILVALDYSPLSKAVFDRALDLAKANGASLRLLHCLTNETIGEPMGPMPVEMGFYPEFAGYTYRSDPLLTEKRLEEAQAMLRSYCETANKQGVATDFDCQVGEASLCICEAAQNWGADLLALGRRGRTGLTEALMGSVSNYVMHHAACSVLIIQAVNTESGDSQP
- a CDS encoding Crp/Fnr family transcriptional regulator; translated protein: MQDRVPPRETNTNVNTLIRSTPFFTGLPESAVEKATAHLVSRNHPANQVILLENDWGSSVYFILQGWVKIRTYNLDGKEVTLNILGTGEIFGEMAALDEVPRSTDVITLAPTIIGNLPAQDFVNLIYTEPMAGVRLAQLMGRRLRQVNRRLRLRESDSMSRVADTLLFLADGQGKRTTEGTEIPNLPHRELSSLSGLARETVTRVLTKMEKKSLIKREPDMLRIPDVNALERLII